In the genome of Drosophila pseudoobscura strain MV-25-SWS-2005 chromosome 3, UCI_Dpse_MV25, whole genome shotgun sequence, one region contains:
- the Mal-A6 gene encoding maltase A3 has translation MTFLHNLLVTILLLGLYCAAGDAAAIDLSLDSYQERAAASTEETRDWWQVAQFYQIYPRSYKDSDGDGVGDLQGIISKLDYLKEIGVTATWLSPIFTSPMVDFGYDISDFFDIQPEYGTLDDFDQLVAEAKKRNIKIILDFVPNHSSDENDWFKKSVKREKGYEDYYMWHDGYVNSTTGQREPPSNWLQAFRGSAWEWNEERQQYYLHQFAVQQPDLNYRNPLVVAQMKRVLTYWLDRGVAGFRMDAVPWCFESLPDANGRYPDEPLSGYTDDPDNSAYLKHIHTQDLRETVEMVFQWRTLLDDYQRVHGGDTRVIMVETYSQLDYVMQFYGNRTAKGAEIPFNFQFIVGGNGDKNNTELTAGGFVKIINSWLGQIPAGKTANWVMGNHDQRRVGSRYGEDRIDLMNMLQMFLPGVSITYQGEELGMTDLDISWEDTRDPSACNSNADIYEEFTRDPGRTPFQWSDEANAGFSTNSNTWLPINPNYLTINAKTENASTTSHLSLYKQLVQLRQLKTLQLGSTRYANVGDNVLAIKRSLTGQPAMVLVANVLDTKVTGVDVAGVLYASGNYKIKVSNPQAQASAGDSVTLSSLSLEPYAALILESV, from the exons ATGACGTTTCTACACAACTTATTGGTAACTATTCTCCTCTTGGGGCTGTACTGCGCGGCCGGCGACGCTGCTGCCATAGATCTCAGCCTTGATTCGTACCAAGAGAGGGCGGCGGCGTCAACGGAGGAGACGCGGGACTGGTGGCAGGTTGCCCAGTTCTATCAGATCTATCCACGATCCTATAAGGACTCTGATGGCGATGGCGTTGGCGATCTGCAGGGCATCATATCGAAGCTGGACTACCTTAAGGAGATCGGAGTCACGGCCACTTGGCTGTCACCCATTTTCACCTCACCAATGGTAGACTTTGGCTACGATATCTCCGACTTCTTCGACATCCAGCCAGAATATGGCACACTGGACGATTTCGACCAGCTTGTAGCTGAGGCCAAGAAGCGGAACATCAAGATCATCCTTGACTTTGTCCCGAATCATTCGAGTGACGAGAACGACTGGTTCAAGAAGTCAGTCAAGAGGGAGAAGGGCTACGAGGACTACTACATGTGGCACGATGGCTATGTCAACTCCACCACTGGGCAGCGAGAGCCGCCCTCTAACTGGCTACAGGCTTTCCGTGGCAGTGCGTGGGAGTGGAACGAGGAGCGGCAACAGTACTACCTTCACCAGTTCGCCGTGCAGCAGCCCGATCTCAACTACCGCAATCCCCTGGTGGTGGCACAAATGAAGCGTGTGCTGACCTACTGGCTGGATCGGGGCGTTGCCGGTTTCCGCATGGATGCCGTCCCCTGGTGCTTTGAGTCACTGCCCGATGCCAATGGACGCTATCCAGACGAGCCGCTGAGCGGCTACACAGATGATCCTGATAATTCGGCCTACCTGAAGCACATTCACACCCAGGATCTGCGCGAGACGGTAGAGATGGTCTTTCAGTGGAGGACACTCCTGGACGATTACCAGCGCGTCCATGGTGGAGACACGCGCGTCATTATGGTGGAGACCTACTCTCAGCTGGACTACGTAATGCAGTTTTACGGCAATCGAACGGCGAAAGGAGCAGAGATTCCATTCAACTTCCAATTCATTGTGGGCGGAAATGGGGATAAGAACAATACTGAACTCACTGCAGGCGGATTTGTGAAGATTATCAATAGTTGGCTGGGACAAATACCCGCCGGAAAGACGGCTAACTGGGTG ATGGGAAACCACGATCAGCGTCGCGTGGGCAGTCGATATGGCGAGGATCGGATTGACCTAATGAACATGCTGCAGATGTTCCTTCCTGGCGTGAGTATCACCTACCAGGGCGAGGAGCTGGGCATGACAGATCTCGACATCAGCTGGGAGGACACGCGCGATCCGTCGGCCTGCAACTCCAACGCGGATATCTACGAGGAATTCACACGCGACCCGGGCAGAACGCCCTTCCAGTGGAGCGATGAGGCGAACGCCGGTTTCTCCACTAACAGTAACACCTGGCTGCCGATAAACCCCAACTACTTGACCATCAACGCCAAGACGGAGAACGCCTCCACTACCAGCCACCTGAGCCTGTACAAGCAATTGGTGCAGTTGCGTCAGCTGAAGACCCTGCAGCTTGGTTCCACAAGGTATGCCAATGTGGGTGACAATGTGCTGGCCATCAAGCGATCGCTGACTGGACAGCCCGCCATGGTGCTAGTGGCCAATGTGCTGGACACCAAGGTCACGGGTGTGGATGTGGCCGGTGTACTGTATGCCTCCGGCAACTACAAGATCAAGGTGTCCAATCCTCAGGCCCAGGCATCTGCGGG TGACAGCGTTACTCTGAGCAGCCTCTCTCTGGAACCATACGCGGCCCTTATTTTGGAGTCGGTGTAG
- the Mal-A7 gene encoding maltase A1, with protein MHKARLNFLSTLLCLAVLANPCLSAAVKSKDWWETAQFYQIYPRSFMDSDGDGIGDLNGITSKLEYLKDLGVTAAWLSPIFASPMVDFGYDISDFFDIQPEYGTLDDFRALIKKAKELDLKIILDFVPNHSSDENEWFKKSVKREKGYEDYYVWHDGKVNAETGKREPPSNWLQAFRGSAWEWNDVRQQYYLHQFAVQQADLNYRNPLVVEQMKRVLRYWLDLGVAGFRCDAVPVLFEIETDENGQYADEEVSGLTDDVDARNYLKSDLIENRAETIDMAYQWRVVMDDYQRIHGGDTRVLLIETYAPPAYTMQFYGNRSVEGAHLPFNFNLITGPASDGVSASSIKTAVDSWLNNLPPGRTANWVIGNHDQRRAASRYGAANADAMNMLVMILPGASVTYQGEELAMTDGEISWEDTQDPAACNSNADIYEQFTRDPSRTPFHWTSGTNAGFSTAQKTWLPLAPDYATVNVETESSAERSHLKIYKALVELRKTSTTLQKGSTKYGVLKENVFVVKRYLSGSESIVCVANLASKGITVDLYEFDKTLPTHLNLLIRSLQSSKKENALFEVYELSLAAGEALVLSTI; from the exons ATGCACAAAGCACGACTAAATTTTCTCAGTACACTCCTCTGCCTGGCAGTCCTGGCGAATCCATGCTTGTCAGCGGCGGTGAAGAGCAAGGATTGGTGGGAAACGGCGCAGTTCTATCAGATCTATCCAAGATCATTTATGGACTCAGACGGTGATGGCATCGGAGACCTGAATGGCATCACGAGCAAACTGGAATACCTCAAAGATCTCGGCGTGACTGCTGCCTGGCTGTCACCCATTTTTGCCTCACCGATGGTGGACTTTGGCTACGACATTTCCGACTTCTTCGACATCCAGCCAGAGTACGGAACTCTGGACGACTTCCGAGCGTTGAtcaaaaaagccaaagaattGGATTTGAAGATCATACTGGACTTTGTCCCAAACCACTCCAGTGACGAGAACGAGTGGTTCAAAAAGTCAGTGAAACGGGAGAAGGGCTACGAGGACTACTACGTGTGGCACGACGGAAAGGTGAATGCTGAGACGGGAAAGAGGGAACCGCCCTCCAACTGGCTACAGGCCTTCCGTGGCAGTGCCTGGGAGTGGAACGATGTGCGGCAGCAGTACTACTTGCACCAGTTTGCGGTGCAACAAGCGGATCTCAACTACCGTAATCCTCTGGTGGTGGAACAGATGAAGAGGGTTTTGAGGTACTGGTTGGACCTTGGGGTGGCTGGCTTTCGCTGTGATGCGGTTCCAGTGCTCTTTGAGATTGAAACAGATGAGAACGGACAGTATGCGGACGAGGAGGTCAGTGGGTTGACAGACGACGTCGACGCTCGCAATTACTTGAAGAGCGACCTCATCGAGAACCGAGCGGAGACCATCGACATGGCCTACCAGTGGCGAGTGGTGATGGACGACTACCAGCGCATTCATGGCGGCGACACGAGGGTCCTGCTGATTGAAACTTACGCACCTCCCGCCTACACCATGCAGTTCTACGGTAATCGCTCCGTGGAAGGCGCCCACCTGCCCTTCAACTTCAACCTGATCACGGGGCCCGCCAGCGACGGCGTCTCCGCGAGCTCCATCAAGACAGCCGTGGACAGCTGGCTTAATAACCTGCCCCCGGGTCGCACGGCCAATTGGGTGATCGGCAATCACGATCAGCGGCGGGCAGCCAGTCGCTATGGAGCGGCCAATGCGGACGCCATGAACATGCTGGTGATGATCCTGCCGGGGGCCAGCGTGACCTACCAGGGCGAGGAGCTGGCAATGACTGATGGCGAGATCAGCTGGGAGGACACACAAGATCCGGCTGCATGCAACTCCAATGCCGATATCTACGAGCAGTTCACCCGCGATCCCTCCCGCACTCCCTTCCATTGGACGAGCGGCACAAATGCGGGCTTTTCAACGGCCCAGAAGACCTGGCTTCCTCTGGCCCCGGACTACGCCACTGTAAATGTGGAGACGGAGTCCTCGGCCGAGCGTTCCCATCTGAAGATCTACAAGGCGCTGGTGGAGCTCAGGAAAACATCGACGACACTGCAGAAAGGATCAACGAAGTATGGGGTGCTCAAAGAGAATGTGTTCGTAGTGAAACG CTACCTCTCTGGCTCCGAGTCCATCGTTTGTGTGGCCAATTTGGCCAGCAAGGGAATCACAGTGGATCTCTACGAGTTCGACAAGACCTTGCCAACGCATCTCAATCTGCTCATACGTAGCCTGCAGTCCTCCAAAAAGGAGAA CGCATTGTTCGAGGTGTATGAGCTGAGTCTGGCTGCCGGTGAGGCCTTAGTGTTGAGCACCATATGA
- the Mal-A8 gene encoding maltase A1, producing MSVIWNQTVLRLRLGLLTLLLFAIGQGQGCQVQSSGAAETKDWWETAQFYQIYPRSFKDSDGDGIGDLNGITSKLEYLKDLGVTAAWLSPIFASPMVDFGYDISDFFDIQPEYGTLDDFRALIKKAKELDLKIILDFVPNHSSDENEWFKKSVKREKGYEDYYVWHDGKVNAETGKREPPTNWLQYFRGTAWEWNEERQQYYLHQFAVQQPDLNYRNPLVVEQMKRVLRYWLNEGVAGFRCDALPPLFEVLPDADGQYPDETVTGATDDPDDRDYLTTTYIEDRPETIDMVYQWRTVLDDHKRIYGGDTSVLLIETYSAAWFTMQFYGNRTTEGAHLPFNFNLITVMDQKGLSAQTVQEAIDLWLKNMPAGRTPNWVLGNHDKRRAASRYGVDHIDGMNMLVMILPGASVTYQGEEIGMTDGEISWEDTVDPWGCNSNPDIYEMYTRDPERTPFQWTGGSNAGFTDGPTTWLPLAGDYETVNVETELAAEHSHLKIYKMLVALRKSSKTLQNGSTKYLALTEDIFVVRRSLANSPTIVGVINFGSETKTIDLREFDKNLSGNLQLLVRSLESTKSEGTTFSAQMLSVDPAEALVLTTQ from the exons ATGTCTGTGATTTGGAACCAAACTGTGCtccggctgcggctggggctctTGACTCTGCTGTTGTTTGCCATTGGCCAAGGTCAGGGCTGTCAAGTGCAGAGCTCTGGAGCAGCGGAGACCAAAGACTGGTGGGAGACAGCGCAATTCTATCAGATCTATCCACGATCTTTCAAGGACTCGGACGGTGATGGCATTGGGGACTTGAATGGCATCACGAGCAAGCTGGAATACCTCAAGGATCTGGGCGTGACTGCCGCCTGGCTGTCACCCATTTTTGCCTCGCCCATGGTGGACTTTGGATACGACATTTCCGACTTCTTCGACATCCAGCCAGAGTACGGAACTCTAGACGACTTCCGAGCGTTGATCAAGAAAGCCAAAGAATTGGATCTGAAGATCATACTGGACTTTGTTCCAAATCACTCAAGTGACGAGAACGAGTGGTTTAAAAAGTCGGTGAAAAGGGAGAAGGGCTACGAGGACTACTACGTGTGGCACGACGGAAAGGTGAATGCTGAGACGGGAAAGAGGGAGCCACCGACCAACTGGCTGCAGTATTTCCGTGGCACAGCCTGGGAGTGGAACGAGGAGCGACAGCAGTACTATCTGCACCAGTTTGCAGTGCAGCAGCCCGATCTCAACTACCGTAATCCTCTTGTGGTGGAGCAGATGAAGCGCGTGCTTCGCTACTGGCTGAACGAGGGCGTGGCTGGCTTCCGCTGCGATGCACTTCCGCCTCTATTCGAGGTCCTGCCCGATGCAGATGGTCAGTACCCCGATGAGACTGTGACAGGAGCCACTGATGATCCAGATGATCGGGACTATCTGACCACGACGTACATTGAAGACAGGCCAGAGACCATAGACATGGTTTACCAATGGCGCACGGTGCTGGACGACCACAAGAGGATATATGGGGGCGACACGAGTGTCCTTCTTATAGAGACCTACTCTGCTGCTTGGTTCACCATGCAGTTCTATGGCAATCGGACGACGGAGGGTGCCCACCTGCCCTTCAACTTCAACCTGATAACGGTGATGGATCAGAAGGGTCTAAGTGCCCAGACAGTTCAGGAGGCAATCGACTTGTGGCTGAAGAATATGCCCGCTGGGCGCACGCCCAATTGGGTG CTGGGAAACCACGACAAACGAAGAGCAGCCAGTCGATATGGAGTGGACCACATTGATGGCATGAACATGCTAGTGATGATCCTGCCAGGGGCAAGTGTGACATACCAGGGCGAGGAGATCGGCATGACCGATGGCGAGATCAGCTGGGAGGACACTGTGGATCCTTGGGGCTGCAACTCCAATCCGGATATCTACGAGATGTACACTCGGGATCCCGAGCGAACGCCATTCCAGTGGACGGGTGGCAGCAATGCGGGCTTCACCGATGGACCCACCACCTGGCTGCCCTTGGCGGGCGACTACGAGACGGTCAATGTGGAGACAGAACTGGCGGCAGAACATTCCCATCTGAAGATCTACAAGATGCTGGTGGCTCTACGCAAATCATCAAAGACCCTGCAGAACGGATCCACCAAGTATCTGGCTCTAACCGAGGACATATTTGTGGTTCGACG ATCGCTCGCCAACTCTCCCACTATTGTGGGTGTAATCAACTTTGGCTCCGAGACCAAAACTATTGACTTGCGGGAGTTCGACAAGAATCTGTCTGGGAACTTGCAGCTGCTTGTCCGCAGTCTGGAATCCACCAAGTCCGAAGG AACTACCTTCAGCGCTCAAATGCTGAGCGTGGATCCAGCTGAAGCCTTGGTTCTGACCACCCAATGA
- the mtt gene encoding metabotropic glutamate receptor 2 isoform X2 — MRVDCSSKWLVRISVFLFVVVLSAWHPLRAESEVIGDIEEKAEGQEKAEGQEQRIQATPRSRVRRHHQHHPDSYPAQHHHHHQHHHQRPHQHEQNHRSKHSRIHSRQSHYDALELEKHQQQLGKHWRQWRQWSSRHLQAPDYVNDEPQTVELDTSQSEPHNRRLSDDHLYDQFDVEEYQRHGNIEMAAPRSGRHRGRHLPLKNTNNLLLPLQLAVDGSGKYMRSLPDSVSFLNDRLHAVQPQRHWPVKREALIEGDLILGGLMMVHSREDSITCGPIMPQGGIQALEAMLFTIDSINKAQLLPNITLGAHLLDDCDKDSYGLEMAVDFIKGSISNIDDAEYHCNKTQVRKVISGVVGAASSVTSIQVANLLRLFRIPQVSYFSTSPELSNKQRFEYFSRTIPSDHYQVKAMVEIVMRMGWSYVSIIYEESNYGIKAFEELEELLARHNICIAIKEKLVKDSGVAEDIAYDNIVQKLLTKPRARGAIIFGSDQEVRQVMRAVRRANATGSFSWIGSDGWSARNLVSDDYEPEVEGTLSVQPQANPVRGFEEYFLNLTVENNQRNPWFVEFWEDHFQCRYPGSTSTPYNNYTKQCTNKERLSRQNTDFEDQLQFVSDAVMAFAYALRDMHHDLCGGRPSLCDAMKPTKGADLLKYLRKVQFKGLSGDHFRFDVNGDGPARYNIIHFKQSQIGQYHWVKVGEYYEGELRLNMSEVKFKRLSPKPPESVCSLPCDVGQAKKYVEGESCCWHCFNCTTYQIRHPDDETHCQLCKWGTLPDAHKQYCRAIPEVYLRPESAWAIGAMAFSSTGILITLFVMGVFVKHNDTPIVRASGRELSYILLAGIFMCYGVTFALVLKPSNIVCAIQRFGVGFCFTVVYAALLTKTNRIARIFKAGKQSAKRPSFISPKSQLVICMFLVTVQILINGVWMVIAPSHAMHHYPTREDNMLVCDSYIDASYMIAFFYPIVLIVICTVYAVLTRKIPEAFNESKHIGFTMYTTCVIWLAFVPLYFGTANHVPLRITSMSVTISLSASVTIACLFSPKLYIILIRPERNVRQSMMPPRHGNMHRTAGTGPSSMMAAAVVGAATCAQEEKIQRHITPTNTEASLKTKKLCEMATQTISSIFTSLDINAYNQIPYADQFVPNNTALETSTPTPPANGDNEEHVVSNNNKINQMQHGQASATNVVSTAVNGIPSAPATTAATAAAGIVGTTAAAVTAIAATVTTIATSTSTDATGTTNATNGSHRGPVLQTNL; from the exons ATGAGAGTGGATTGCAGCAGCAAATGGCTCGTACgaatttctgtttttctgttcgTGGTGGTGCTCTCCGCGTGGCATCCACTGCGGGCCGAGAGTGAGGTGATTGGCGACATAGAGGAGAAGGCGGAGGGGCAGGAGAAGGcggaggggcaggagcagaggaTTCAGGCGACACCCAGAAGCAGAGTGCGACGCCATCATCAGCACCATCCTGATTCGTATCCGGcccagcatcatcatcatcatcaacatcatcatcagcgccCACACCAGCACGAACAGAATCATCGCAGCAAACACAGTCGGATACACAGCAGACAGAGTCACTACGATGCCCTGGAATTAGAGAAGCACCAACAGCAGTTGGGCAAACACTGGCGACAATGGAGGCAGTGGAGCAGCAGGCACCTGCAAGCCCCGGATTATGTGAATGATGAGCCACAAACGGTGGAACTGGACACGTCACAGTCAGAGCCACACAATCGGCGTCTCAGCGACGACCATCTCTATGATCAATTCGATGTGGAAGAGTACCAGCGCCATGGCAACATTGAAATGGCCGCTCCCCGGTCCGGACGGCATCGTGGCCGCCATTTGCCGCTCAAGAACACCAACAACTTGCTACTGCCCCTACAACTGGCGGTGGACGGGAGTGGCAAGTACATGCGCTCCCTGCCAGACTCCGTGAGTTTCCTGAACGATCGCCTGCACGCCGTCCAGCCGCAGCGCCACTGGCCGGTGAAGCGCGAAGCCCTGATCGAGGGGGATCTGATATTGGGTGGCCTGATGATGGTCCACTCGCGCGAGGACAGCATCACCTGCGGCCCGATCATGCCCCAGGGAGGCATCCAGGCGCTCGAGGCCATGCTCTTTACCATAGACAGCATCAACAAAGCCCAGCTGCTGCCCAACATCACGTTGGGGGCTCATCTCCTGGACGACTGCGATAAGGACTCGTATGGCCTGGAGATGGCTGTGGATTTTATCAAAg GCTCCATCAGCAACATTGACGATGCCGAATATCATTGCAACAAGACGCAAGTAAGGAAGGTCATCTCCGGGGTGGTGGGCGCCGCCTCCTCGGTAACCTCCATACAAGTGGCCAATTTATTGCGCTTATTCCGCATACCCCAG GTATCCTACTTCTCGACCAGCCCAGAGCTGAGCAACAAACAACGCTTTGAGTACTTCTCCCGCACCATACCCTCGGATCATTACCAGGTGAAGGCCATGGTGGAGATTGTGATGCGGATGGGATGGAGCTACGTTTCGATTATCTACGAGGAGAGTAATTACGGCATCAAG GCTttcgaggagctggaggagctactGGCGCGCCATAACATTTGTATTGCCATCAAGGAAAAGCTGGTGAAGGATTCTGGAGTGGCCGAGGATATTGCATACGATAATATCGTGCAAAAGCTGTTGACCAAGCCACGCGCTCGAG GTGCCATCATCTTCGGGTCCGACCAGGAGGTGAGGCAGGTGATGCGGGCTGTACGGCGGGCCAATGCGACGGGCTCGTTCTCCTGGATAGGCTCCGATGGCTGGAGTGCTCGAAATCTTGTTTCCGACGACTACGAACCAGAG GTGGAGGGCACCCTCTCCGTGCAGCCGCAGGCGAATCCAGTGCGCGGCTTTGAGGAGTACTTCCTCAACTTAACTGTCGAGAACAACCAACGCAATCCGTGGTTCGTAG AATTCTGGGAGGATCATTTCCAATGCCGCTACCcaggcagcaccagcaccccCTACAACAACTACACCAAACAGTGCACCAACAAAGAGCGACTCTCGCGGCAGAACACTGACTTTGAGGATCAGCTGCAGTTCGTTAGCGATGCGGTTATGGCATTTGCCTACGCTCTTAG GGACATGCATCACGACCTGTGCGGGGGAAGGCCCTCGCTGTGCGATGCCATGAAGCCCACCAAAGGGGCCGACTTGCTCAAATATTTGCGTAAAGTTCAATTCAAAG GCCTCAGCGGCGACCATTTTCGCTTCGACGTGAACGGCGATGGACCGGCCCGGTACAACATCATCCACTTCAAGCAGTCGCAGATCGGCCAGTACCACTGGGTGAAGGTGGGCGAGTACTACGAGGGCGAGCTGCGTTTGAATATGTCTG AGGTGAAGTTCAAGCGACTGAGTCCGAAGCCACCAGAGTCCGTCTGCAGTTTGCCCTGCGATGTTGGTCAGGCCAAGAAATATGTCGAGGGcgagagctgctgctggcactgtTTCAATTGTACAACTTATCAA ATTCGTCACCCTGATGACGAGACCCATTGCCAGCTGTGCAAATGGGGCACGCTGCCCGACGCCCACAAGCAGTACTGCCGGGCCATACCAGAGGTGTACCTGCGACCAGAGTCTGCCTGGGCCATTGGGGCCATGGCATTTAGCTCCACGGGTATTCTGATAACGCTCTTTGTAATGGGCGTATTTGTCAA GCACAATGATACGCCCATAGTTCGAGCCTCTGGACGGGAGCTGAGTTACATCCTGCTGGCCGGCATTTTCATGTGCTACGGCGTCACCTTTGCCCTGGTCCTGAAGCCCAGCAACATAGTGTGCGCCATTCAGCG GTTCGGCGTGGGCTTCTGCTTCACCGTTGTATATGCTGCACTGCTGACCAAAACGAATCGCATTGCACGGATCTTCAAAGCAGGCAAACAGTCTGCCAAGCGCCCCTCGTTCATTAGCCCGAAATCTCAGCTGGTGATTTGTATGTTCCTTGTCACGGTCCAG ATACTCATCAACGGCGTTTGGATGGTAATTGCTCCATCACATGCCATGCATCATTATCCGACACGCGAGGATAATATGCTCGTTTGCGACTCGTATATAGATGCCTCCTACATGATTGCGTTCTTTTATCCAATCGTTTTGATTGTAATTTGCACTGTCTACGCGGTCCTCACGCGAAAGATACCAGAGGCATTCAACGAATCGAAGCATATCG GCTTCACCATGTACACGACCTGCGTGATTTGGCTGGCATTTGTGCCGCTATACTTTGGAACCGCCAACCATGTGCCCCTGCGCATAACCAGCATGTCGGTGACCATCAGTCTGTCCGCGAGTGTGACCATCGCATGTCTGTTCTCGCCCAAG CTCTACATAATACTCATTCGTCCGGAGCGCAATGTGCGGCAGAGTATGATGCCTCCGCGCCATGGCAACATGCACCGCACGGCAGGAACAGGACCCTCGTCGATGATGGCCGCAGCGGTGGTGGGCGCCGCCACCTGCGCCCAGGAGGAGAAGATACAGAGGCACATCACGCCCACCAATACGG AGGCCTCGCTGAAGACGAAAAAATTATGCGAAATGGCCACGCAGACGATTTCCAGCATCTTCACATCGCTGGACATCAACGCCTATAACCAGATTCCCTATGCCGATCAGTTTGTGCCAAATAATACGGCGTTAGAAACGAGCACGCCCACGCCCCCAGCCAATGGAGACAATGAGGAGCACGTGGtatccaacaacaacaaaatcaatcaGATGCAACACGGCCAGGCATCCGCTACCAATGTTGTCTCCACGGCCGTCAATGGTATACCCAGCGCGCCGgcaaccacagcagcaacagccgcggCAGGAATTGTgggaacaacagcagcagcagtgactGCGATAGCTGCCACAGTGACTACAATTGCAACATCCACCAGCACAGATGCAACAGGAACCACCAATGCCACCAATGGCAGCCATCGGGGGCCCGTTCTGCAGACAAACTTATAA